The Flavobacterium piscisymbiosum genome includes a region encoding these proteins:
- a CDS encoding DUF7619 domain-containing protein, whose protein sequence is MKPLSSILFLLFSIFSYSQTKVKDTITRRANIVFIQNGNAVTYKPETPPLIPIAGAPKPSYSYLWELGDGHYSKEAEPKHVYKNKGTYTTRLAVTNNYDNGKPPATRPKKVAVNDITDTNYKDITSIADQNGFAILKNCDPIPEQEMVVVVGYQNLENYVSSGKLYLFYNEKQFKSNNFELTDFRTYANEREIKEKTIAAVTDLDDSNNYLASAESNFKTKKYRNTTTEEDLDASLLDANKTYHNVSILEFDDVNPNETHNVFYTFKTTPQMIKDTSATVTMRGIFVPNRSYKNHKIKNLEMEIVTSHDPNKMGSNGSFMNYRLVRFKRVNFKTRFQNNGEGPARMIRLETDVPDMFDKKTFKVEDMYPKCPICPKDEVPTVSCLDTIIKKNQIFFTFKNIYLPGSEQKNVHEKDSTKGFVKYSMKFAEDFHKVKTRSRTAIIFDKNEPIITNYATTRFLPGISIGAKAGYNVYPDLEKSTSYFVGATISPFKSYRFYWQAEWLNAINKYESAATVVDQNVVNPNGVKQFQRTTTTTENKSVNWEIPVLIRYNINNYIGVGVGVQTNFDVSSEQTTNKKIESFEGGTDQFLMDTRTESSSVKNSFVNLKTGLLFDLTLGFARIGPSLGARYVMNFEQNFNYFQFYGIWKF, encoded by the coding sequence ATGAAACCACTATCATCTATTCTCTTTCTTCTTTTTTCTATCTTCTCTTACTCACAAACCAAAGTAAAAGACACCATAACCCGTAGAGCTAATATCGTTTTTATACAAAACGGAAATGCGGTTACTTACAAACCCGAAACCCCGCCATTGATACCAATTGCAGGTGCGCCAAAACCCAGTTATTCATATTTATGGGAACTAGGCGACGGACATTACAGCAAAGAAGCCGAACCCAAACACGTCTATAAAAACAAAGGAACATACACCACAAGACTTGCCGTAACCAACAATTACGACAACGGAAAACCTCCTGCGACACGACCAAAAAAAGTAGCTGTCAACGATATTACCGATACTAACTATAAAGATATTACCTCAATAGCCGACCAAAACGGATTTGCGATCCTCAAAAATTGCGATCCTATTCCGGAGCAGGAAATGGTAGTCGTAGTAGGTTATCAAAATCTGGAGAATTATGTATCGAGCGGAAAGCTTTATTTGTTTTATAATGAAAAGCAATTTAAAAGTAACAATTTCGAACTAACAGACTTTCGAACCTATGCAAACGAACGTGAAATAAAAGAAAAAACAATTGCTGCTGTTACTGATCTTGATGATTCTAACAATTATCTGGCTTCCGCCGAAAGTAATTTCAAAACCAAAAAATACCGAAACACCACCACCGAAGAAGATCTCGACGCTTCACTATTAGACGCTAATAAAACCTATCATAACGTTTCGATCTTAGAATTTGATGATGTAAATCCTAACGAAACACACAATGTTTTTTATACGTTTAAAACCACTCCGCAAATGATTAAAGATACCAGCGCAACGGTTACAATGCGAGGGATTTTTGTACCCAACAGAAGTTATAAAAACCACAAAATAAAAAATCTCGAAATGGAAATCGTAACTTCTCACGATCCGAACAAAATGGGATCTAACGGAAGTTTTATGAATTATAGATTAGTTCGTTTTAAACGAGTAAATTTCAAAACCCGTTTCCAAAACAACGGCGAAGGTCCGGCAAGAATGATTCGCTTAGAAACGGATGTTCCGGATATGTTCGACAAAAAAACATTTAAGGTCGAAGATATGTATCCTAAATGTCCGATTTGTCCAAAAGATGAAGTTCCTACTGTAAGTTGTTTGGATACCATTATCAAAAAAAATCAAATCTTTTTTACGTTCAAAAACATTTATTTACCCGGAAGCGAACAAAAAAATGTACACGAAAAAGATTCTACCAAAGGTTTTGTAAAATACTCGATGAAATTTGCCGAGGATTTTCATAAGGTAAAAACCCGAAGCAGAACGGCGATTATCTTTGATAAAAACGAACCCATAATTACCAATTACGCCACCACCCGATTCCTTCCCGGAATTTCGATTGGTGCAAAAGCGGGGTATAATGTATATCCTGATCTCGAAAAATCGACTAGTTATTTTGTGGGCGCCACAATTTCGCCTTTTAAATCGTATCGTTTTTATTGGCAGGCCGAATGGCTGAACGCCATTAATAAATACGAAAGTGCTGCAACAGTTGTCGATCAAAATGTGGTAAACCCAAATGGCGTAAAACAATTTCAACGCACGACAACAACCACAGAAAACAAAAGTGTAAACTGGGAAATTCCGGTTTTGATTCGATACAACATTAATAATTATATTGGTGTTGGTGTGGGAGTCCAGACCAATTTTGATGTTTCGTCTGAACAAACTACCAACAAAAAAATTGAAAGTTTCGAAGGTGGAACCGATCAGTTTTTAATGGATACAAGAACCGAATCAAGCTCAGTCAAAAATTCGTTTGTGAATCTTAAAACCGGACTTTTATTTGACTTAACATTAGGTTTCGCTAGAATTGGACCGAGTTTAGGGGCGCGCTACGTGATGAATTTTGAACAGAATTTTAATTATTTTCAGTTTTACGGGATATGGAAGTTTTAA
- a CDS encoding RNA polymerase sigma factor, with the protein MGKTKIHPDQMYIEGLAANDSAIIQTIYKKFVPKVVMFIMNNSGDKEHAQDVVQEIMILLFNQAKANTLQLTCPFDAYFFLLCKRKWLNELKKTSNKGVTINEDVLSMNESASELITHTEEFDEKQQLFDTMFLKLGDKCQELLKLSFTTKTMEEVAEKLNVTYGYVRKKKSLCVGQLTQWIQEAKNFKSLKK; encoded by the coding sequence ATGGGCAAAACGAAAATTCATCCTGATCAAATGTATATTGAAGGACTTGCGGCAAATGACTCGGCAATTATTCAGACGATTTACAAAAAGTTTGTTCCAAAAGTGGTGATGTTCATTATGAATAATTCAGGTGATAAAGAACATGCACAGGATGTGGTTCAGGAAATTATGATTTTACTTTTTAATCAGGCCAAAGCCAATACACTACAGTTAACTTGCCCGTTTGATGCGTACTTTTTTTTATTGTGTAAGAGAAAATGGCTGAACGAACTCAAAAAAACATCGAACAAAGGGGTAACAATTAATGAAGATGTTTTATCTATGAATGAATCTGCATCTGAACTGATTACTCACACAGAAGAATTTGATGAAAAACAGCAGCTTTTTGATACGATGTTTCTAAAATTAGGAGATAAATGTCAGGAGTTGTTAAAACTGAGTTTCACCACTAAAACTATGGAAGAAGTGGCAGAAAAACTGAATGTAACTTACGGTTACGTTCGAAAAAAGAAATCGTTATGTGTGGGGCAGTTAACGCAGTGGATTCAGGAAGCCAAAAATTTTAAATCGCTAAAAAAATAA
- a CDS encoding tetratricopeptide repeat protein, translating into MNEERYILFDQYLHGEMTVEEKDSFEKQLAEDHELSSEFETFKEVQLRLTTKFEHEEEREAFKANLTTISDKHFNTNKPKVVVMRPWYYAAAASIIVLFGLFFFDYNNPTFADYDNPETASFVERGDTNATLKEAQTAFNDGKYAAAIPLFEEILKENKTPEMEYFYGIALLEESKYPKAEAVFNELISGTSVYKEKAKWNLALSKLKQKKYKECKEVLQTISQDYENYDEVEHLLDELD; encoded by the coding sequence ATGAACGAGGAACGCTATATATTATTCGATCAATATCTTCACGGAGAAATGACTGTTGAGGAAAAAGATAGTTTTGAAAAACAATTGGCTGAAGATCATGAATTGTCTTCGGAATTTGAAACTTTCAAAGAAGTACAGTTACGCCTTACAACCAAATTTGAACACGAAGAGGAGAGAGAAGCGTTTAAAGCAAATCTAACCACGATTTCAGACAAACATTTCAATACCAATAAGCCAAAAGTAGTTGTAATGCGTCCGTGGTATTATGCCGCCGCCGCATCGATTATTGTTTTATTTGGTTTGTTCTTTTTTGATTATAATAATCCAACTTTTGCCGATTATGATAATCCCGAAACAGCTTCGTTTGTAGAAAGAGGTGATACAAATGCAACTTTAAAAGAAGCACAAACCGCATTCAACGATGGGAAATATGCTGCAGCAATTCCGCTTTTTGAGGAAATTCTAAAAGAAAACAAAACACCTGAAATGGAATATTTTTATGGAATTGCTTTATTAGAAGAAAGCAAATATCCAAAAGCCGAAGCCGTTTTTAATGAATTGATATCAGGAACATCTGTTTATAAGGAGAAAGCAAAATGGAATCTTGCCTTGTCTAAACTAAAACAAAAGAAATATAAAGAGTGTAAGGAAGTCTTGCAAACCATTTCGCAGGATTATGAAAACTACGATGAAGTAGAACATCTGTTAGATGAACTGGATTAA
- a CDS encoding S41 family peptidase, which translates to MKKITLFFLLFFSQITLVQAKITETEKLTATCKVWGFLKYYHPKVANGGVNWDNQLLEILPKIEKAQTQAEFSLVLENWIDDLGPVIEIAPIIAPKGVEYFNKNFDLSWFNSPKLFSKKLSKKLKFIENNRFQTDEEIGPGYNPLKNGDYFNLKYDNKNSRILWMFAYWNLVEYFFPYKYLMDQKWDVTLEKSLSLVLAAKDEDEFYTIAKKMSSKLDDSHVEFVMYQHSKLEDYRRYFPAACKIIDNKLVVTEILGDSLAQADDIKIGDIITKVNDKTIPALIDEYKDLYAASNEPVLLDKVLRKILSGNSDHVNVEFFKDGKYTTKAMTWFDYHDSHRNEFKKGAKKKKTEKFKVLDNNIGYVDMGTLKVPNVADMIEALKSTKAIVFDMRNYPQGTYEDISKFLNAHEQNFVIYTYPDFSYPGKFKWTEGTMCGSENKDHYKGKVVLLLNEQSLSQAEWTAMCFQTAGNTTIIGSQTAGADGNVIELDFKQFHTRYSGIGVYYPDKRETQRIGIVPDIEVKPTIKGIQEGKDEVLDRALVFIETGK; encoded by the coding sequence ATGAAAAAAATTACCCTCTTTTTTCTCTTATTCTTTTCACAAATTACTTTAGTTCAAGCCAAAATCACAGAGACCGAAAAACTTACAGCAACTTGTAAAGTCTGGGGCTTTTTGAAATATTATCACCCAAAAGTTGCCAATGGAGGGGTGAATTGGGACAACCAACTTCTTGAAATTTTACCAAAAATAGAAAAAGCACAAACTCAGGCAGAATTCTCATTAGTTCTCGAAAACTGGATTGATGATCTTGGCCCGGTAATAGAAATTGCTCCTATCATTGCACCAAAAGGTGTTGAATATTTTAATAAAAACTTTGATTTAAGTTGGTTCAATAGCCCTAAATTATTTTCGAAAAAACTTTCTAAGAAATTAAAATTTATAGAAAATAACCGATTTCAAACCGATGAAGAAATTGGTCCCGGATATAATCCTCTTAAAAACGGAGATTATTTTAATTTGAAGTATGACAATAAAAATTCAAGAATACTTTGGATGTTTGCGTACTGGAATTTAGTAGAATATTTTTTTCCGTATAAATACCTAATGGATCAAAAATGGGATGTTACTTTAGAAAAATCACTTTCCTTAGTTCTCGCAGCAAAAGATGAAGATGAGTTTTACACAATAGCAAAAAAAATGTCATCTAAGCTTGACGACAGTCATGTTGAATTTGTAATGTACCAGCATAGTAAACTTGAGGATTACAGAAGGTACTTTCCTGCTGCCTGCAAAATAATTGATAACAAATTGGTAGTTACCGAAATTTTAGGAGACAGTCTGGCTCAGGCCGATGATATAAAAATAGGAGATATAATTACAAAAGTAAATGACAAAACAATTCCGGCACTTATAGATGAATACAAAGATTTGTACGCAGCTTCAAATGAACCGGTACTTTTGGATAAGGTGCTTAGAAAAATCTTAAGCGGAAATTCAGATCATGTGAATGTTGAATTTTTTAAAGACGGTAAATACACAACAAAAGCAATGACATGGTTTGATTATCATGATTCGCACAGAAATGAATTTAAAAAAGGAGCAAAGAAGAAAAAAACAGAAAAATTTAAAGTTCTGGATAATAATATTGGCTATGTAGACATGGGAACGCTAAAAGTACCAAATGTTGCGGATATGATCGAAGCATTAAAATCTACCAAAGCAATTGTTTTTGATATGAGAAATTATCCGCAAGGAACTTATGAAGATATTTCTAAATTCTTAAATGCCCACGAACAAAATTTTGTAATCTATACCTATCCTGATTTTAGTTATCCGGGAAAATTTAAATGGACAGAAGGAACAATGTGCGGTTCTGAAAATAAGGACCATTATAAAGGTAAAGTGGTATTGCTGCTTAATGAACAATCTCTAAGTCAGGCAGAATGGACAGCTATGTGTTTTCAGACTGCAGGAAACACAACAATCATTGGAAGTCAGACCGCAGGAGCAGATGGAAATGTAATAGAATTAGATTTTAAACAATTTCATACCAGATATTCGGGGATTGGAGTTTACTATCCGGATAAGCGTGAAACGCAAAGAATAGGCATCGTTCCTGATATTGAAGTAAAACCTACTATAAAAGGTATTCAGGAAGGTAAAGATGAAGTTCTGGATCGTGCCCTGGTATTTATTGAAACAGGGAAATAA
- a CDS encoding S41 family peptidase, translating into MKKITFFFLLFLSQITFGQAKITENEKLAATCKVWGFLKYYHPVVAAGKTNWDEQLFKVLPKIEKASTKEEYSLVIEKWIDELGEVPVNKPLADDPKRDYFDKNFSLDWTQKDKLFSKNLSKKLKFITENRFQGANYYVNRDGKETVPLQFVNEPEYAEFQWTDKNLRLLALYRFWNYVEYFFPYKYVMDQNWDEALVEIVPQIANPKSEKEFLLAMREISMKLNDSHAATINMDMFKYLGGEKYPAFSTRFVKNKSVIINLANDSLAKIDDLKIGDIITKLDGVSIKDKVEEFSKYSQGSNKPAAAINANFVMFTGNDDEFEIEFIRDNVTSVKKVHRYPNEKIKRTPPKSSTKKWEILDQNIGLIRMSKVPKGDVPQMMEELKNTKSIIFDVRARPTETDFLVSDYLNSEPKPILRSLYQDLSYPGRYYFNNVMQECGKINTDYYKGKVIVLVGPGTHSFGEQTAMSLQTAPNATVIGTQTSGADGPNYLFTIIKGFDSSFTSSGVFYPNKKETQRIGIVPDITVKPTILGVQQGKDEVFERAVLFAKTGK; encoded by the coding sequence ATGAAAAAAATTACTTTCTTTTTTCTCTTATTTCTTTCACAAATTACTTTTGGCCAAGCCAAAATTACAGAAAACGAAAAACTTGCCGCAACCTGTAAAGTTTGGGGTTTCTTAAAATACTATCATCCGGTTGTTGCGGCAGGTAAAACAAATTGGGATGAACAGCTTTTTAAAGTATTGCCTAAAATAGAAAAAGCCTCAACTAAAGAAGAATATTCATTAGTAATAGAAAAATGGATAGACGAATTAGGTGAAGTTCCGGTGAACAAACCGCTTGCTGATGATCCTAAAAGAGATTATTTTGATAAAAATTTCAGTTTAGACTGGACACAAAAAGATAAATTGTTTTCTAAAAATCTTTCAAAGAAATTGAAATTTATTACTGAAAACAGATTTCAGGGCGCAAACTATTATGTAAATCGCGATGGAAAAGAAACTGTTCCGCTGCAATTTGTAAATGAACCGGAATATGCCGAATTTCAATGGACGGATAAAAATTTACGACTTTTAGCATTATATCGCTTTTGGAATTACGTAGAGTATTTCTTTCCATACAAATATGTAATGGATCAAAACTGGGATGAAGCTTTGGTTGAAATAGTACCACAGATCGCCAATCCAAAGTCTGAAAAAGAGTTTTTACTTGCCATGCGCGAAATCTCTATGAAACTTAATGATTCGCACGCCGCAACTATTAATATGGATATGTTTAAATATTTGGGCGGCGAGAAATATCCGGCTTTCTCAACCAGATTTGTAAAGAATAAATCTGTAATTATAAACTTAGCCAATGACTCTCTGGCAAAGATAGACGATTTAAAAATTGGCGATATTATTACTAAACTTGATGGCGTAAGCATTAAAGATAAAGTAGAAGAATTTTCAAAATATTCGCAAGGTTCTAATAAACCGGCAGCCGCCATTAATGCAAATTTTGTAATGTTTACAGGAAATGACGATGAATTTGAAATTGAGTTTATTAGAGATAATGTAACTTCAGTAAAAAAAGTGCATCGCTATCCAAATGAAAAAATCAAGCGTACACCGCCAAAAAGTAGTACAAAAAAATGGGAAATTTTAGACCAGAATATTGGTCTAATCAGAATGTCTAAAGTACCAAAAGGAGATGTTCCCCAAATGATGGAAGAGCTAAAAAATACCAAAAGTATTATTTTTGATGTTAGAGCAAGACCAACTGAGACTGATTTTTTAGTGAGTGACTATTTAAATTCAGAGCCAAAACCAATTTTAAGGTCGTTATATCAGGATTTAAGCTACCCGGGGCGTTATTATTTTAATAATGTGATGCAGGAATGTGGAAAAATCAATACAGATTATTACAAAGGAAAAGTAATTGTTTTGGTTGGGCCAGGAACACATAGTTTTGGCGAACAAACAGCAATGAGCCTTCAAACAGCACCAAACGCGACTGTTATCGGTACTCAAACTTCTGGGGCTGACGGACCAAATTATCTTTTCACTATTATAAAAGGTTTTGATTCCAGCTTTACATCTTCGGGTGTTTTTTATCCTAATAAAAAAGAAACCCAGCGTATAGGTATTGTTCCTGACATTACTGTTAAGCCAACGATTTTAGGTGTTCAGCAAGGAAAAGATGAAGTTTTTGAACGTGCTGTATTATTTGCTAAAACAGGGAAATAG
- a CDS encoding TatD family hydrolase, with product MNSTPIITDTHTHLYSEEFDQDRDEMMQRAINAGVTRFFIPAIDAAATQSMYDLEQNYPDNVFLMMGLHPTYVKDNYEDELKHVETELAKRKFYAVGEIGIDLYWDKTHLKEQQIAFKRQIQLAKQYKLPIVIHCREAFDEIFEVLEEEKSDDLFGIFHCFSGTHEQALQAISYNMKLGIGGVVTFKNGKIDQFLNQIDLKHIVLETDSPYLAPIPYRGKRNESSYLVNVISKLADLYDVSEEEIAQRTTQNSVNVFGI from the coding sequence TTGAATTCAACACCCATAATTACCGATACACATACACACCTATATTCTGAAGAGTTTGATCAGGATCGCGACGAAATGATGCAAAGAGCCATAAATGCAGGAGTAACTCGCTTTTTTATTCCCGCTATTGATGCTGCTGCAACGCAATCTATGTACGATTTAGAACAAAATTATCCTGATAATGTATTCCTGATGATGGGTTTGCATCCCACTTACGTGAAAGATAATTACGAAGACGAGTTAAAACACGTAGAAACCGAACTGGCAAAAAGAAAGTTTTATGCCGTTGGCGAAATCGGGATCGATTTATATTGGGATAAAACACATTTGAAAGAGCAGCAAATCGCCTTCAAGAGGCAAATTCAGTTAGCCAAACAATATAAATTGCCTATCGTAATACATTGTCGTGAGGCTTTTGATGAGATTTTTGAAGTGCTCGAAGAAGAGAAATCAGATGATTTGTTTGGGATTTTTCATTGTTTTTCAGGAACGCACGAACAGGCACTTCAGGCGATATCTTACAATATGAAGTTGGGAATTGGTGGAGTTGTAACATTTAAAAATGGAAAAATAGATCAGTTTTTAAATCAAATCGATTTGAAACATATCGTTTTAGAAACAGATTCTCCTTATTTAGCGCCAATTCCGTATCGCGGAAAACGCAATGAAAGCAGTTATTTGGTAAATGTTATTTCTAAATTGGCAGATCTCTATGATGTTTCTGAAGAGGAAATTGCACAACGAACAACACAAAATTCTGTAAACGTTTTCGGGATTTAA
- a CDS encoding 1-acyl-sn-glycerol-3-phosphate acyltransferase, with translation MQRFDAIRPFYDSEINEALHGVANHPMMKAMMNFTFPEVEDQVWKEQLKKTHSIRDFQCNFIYNTVQKVLEKSSEGLTTSGFEKLEKNTSYLFVSNHRDILLDTTLLNVCLFEHGLVMTASAIGDNLVKKAFLSTLAKLNRNFLVLRGLTPREMLQSSKLLSEYIGQLLLRENRSVWIAQREGRTKDGNDETNPGVLKMIGMGSDEANLMDYFKKLKIVPVSISYEYDPTDVLKMPQLMAEANNEVYIKEKNEDFMTILSGIMGTKKRIHISVGDVLDTEIDQIVAENDNANKQIQALAQVIDDSVLKNYQLWPTNFIAYDILNETNKFSHLYKDSEKSLFERRLEMRIGSDNPVTRQGFLSMYANPVVNKLKYQDVI, from the coding sequence ATGCAGAGATTTGATGCCATTCGACCGTTTTATGATTCTGAAATAAATGAAGCCCTTCATGGTGTTGCCAATCATCCGATGATGAAAGCCATGATGAACTTTACTTTTCCGGAAGTAGAAGATCAAGTTTGGAAAGAGCAATTGAAGAAAACACATTCGATACGTGATTTTCAATGCAACTTTATTTATAACACAGTACAAAAAGTTCTGGAGAAAAGCTCCGAAGGACTTACAACTTCAGGTTTCGAGAAACTGGAAAAAAACACTTCATATTTATTTGTTTCTAATCATAGAGACATTCTTTTAGATACAACCTTATTAAACGTTTGCCTTTTCGAACATGGTTTAGTCATGACAGCATCGGCAATTGGAGACAATTTGGTTAAAAAAGCATTTCTGAGCACTTTGGCAAAACTGAATAGAAACTTTTTGGTTTTAAGAGGTTTAACGCCAAGAGAAATGCTGCAAAGTTCAAAATTATTATCTGAATATATTGGTCAGTTGTTGCTTCGCGAAAATCGTTCAGTTTGGATCGCACAAAGAGAAGGCCGTACGAAAGACGGAAATGACGAAACCAATCCGGGAGTCCTTAAAATGATCGGAATGGGTTCTGACGAAGCCAATTTGATGGATTATTTTAAGAAATTAAAGATCGTTCCGGTTTCTATTTCCTACGAATATGATCCTACAGATGTGCTGAAAATGCCACAATTAATGGCAGAAGCAAACAACGAAGTTTATATTAAAGAAAAAAATGAGGATTTCATGACCATTTTAAGTGGTATTATGGGAACCAAAAAAAGAATACACATTTCTGTTGGAGATGTTCTCGATACTGAAATTGATCAGATTGTGGCAGAAAATGACAATGCCAACAAACAAATTCAGGCTTTGGCACAAGTTATTGATGATTCGGTTTTAAAGAATTATCAATTATGGCCAACGAATTTTATAGCTTACGACATTTTAAACGAAACGAATAAATTCTCACATTTATACAAAGACAGTGAAAAATCACTTTTTGAGCGTCGTTTAGAAATGCGTATCGGAAGCGATAATCCTGTTACCAGACAAGGATTTTTATCGATGTATGCGAATCCCGTTGTCAATAAATTAAAATACCAGGATGTCATCTAA
- a CDS encoding asparaginase produces MSSKAKILLIYTGGTIGMSKDFETGALKAFNFGKLLQKIPEIKQLDCEIETVSFEDPIDSSNMNPAEWTKIAEIIEENYVSFDGFVVLHGSDTMSYSASALSFMLENLAKPVVFTGSQLPIGDLRTDAKENLITAIQIASLQENGKPVITEVCLYFEYKLYRGNRTSKVNAEHFKAFTAPNYPELVESGVHLTLNRHLFLPIKENANLIVHKNLDNHVAIIKMFPGMSEIVLSSILAIKDLKGIVLETYGSGNAPTEDWFLNLIQKAIQSGLHIVNVTQCSGGSVNMGQYETSTALKSLGVISGKDITTEAAITKLMYLLGHNISKEDFKNVFETALRGEISL; encoded by the coding sequence ATGTCATCTAAAGCTAAAATATTGCTAATTTATACCGGAGGAACTATCGGTATGAGCAAAGATTTTGAGACAGGTGCGCTCAAAGCGTTCAACTTTGGAAAATTATTGCAAAAAATTCCCGAAATCAAACAATTAGATTGTGAGATTGAGACTGTTTCATTTGAAGATCCGATAGATTCATCGAACATGAATCCTGCAGAATGGACAAAAATTGCTGAAATCATCGAAGAAAATTATGTTTCTTTTGACGGATTTGTTGTTCTTCATGGTTCAGATACCATGTCATATTCAGCTTCTGCATTGAGTTTTATGCTTGAGAATTTAGCAAAACCAGTCGTGTTTACAGGATCGCAATTACCAATTGGAGATTTGCGTACCGATGCTAAAGAAAACCTGATTACGGCCATTCAGATTGCGTCTCTTCAGGAAAACGGAAAACCGGTCATCACCGAAGTTTGTTTGTATTTTGAATATAAATTGTACCGCGGTAACCGAACTTCAAAAGTAAATGCAGAACATTTTAAAGCATTTACAGCGCCAAATTATCCTGAATTGGTAGAATCTGGCGTACATCTTACATTAAACAGACATTTATTTCTTCCTATAAAAGAAAATGCCAATTTGATTGTTCATAAAAACCTTGACAATCATGTTGCTATCATAAAAATGTTTCCCGGAATGAGCGAAATTGTTTTGTCGTCGATTCTGGCTATCAAAGATTTAAAAGGAATCGTGCTGGAAACTTACGGCTCAGGAAACGCCCCAACCGAAGATTGGTTTTTGAATTTGATTCAGAAAGCCATTCAGTCTGGTTTGCACATCGTGAACGTAACACAATGTTCCGGCGGAAGTGTCAATATGGGACAATACGAAACCAGTACTGCCTTAAAATCTCTTGGCGTTATCTCAGGAAAAGACATTACTACCGAAGCCGCAATTACAAAATTAATGTATTTGTTAGGTCACAATATTTCAAAAGAAGATTTTAAAAATGTTTTCGAAACGGCTTTGAGAGGGGAAATCTCATTGTAA
- a CDS encoding MFS transporter, protein MFKALKSKNFKLFFYGQSVSVIGTWLQKTAVSWMVYSVTGSVFLLGLATFLSMIPSLFLAPLAGSIIGRYDKHRAMILLQSLAMLQAGALALMIYLKIYNINFILALSLIQGIINSFDMTCRQTMMIDIVDNEEDLPNAVALNSTLNNFARIAGPALAGIILHNYGEDICFIGNFLSYIPVLISLLMMKITPHIKATEKMKMYDDFIEGLDYVRKETEMAKMLLMLMCSSLFVISFNTLMPVFAKDIFSGNAQTFSWFESAAGIGSILSAIYLANLKKADNMGKIMIAASLLLGFSIIILAYSNSLTVALICMALSGVGMMAQTSSINIYIQTQSTVNMRSRSISYYLMAYQGMIPVGSLIIGYVSHIIGTRNTVAIQGIICILSVIVYVYYKRHSSEEELESCQVEYRNTKI, encoded by the coding sequence ATGTTTAAAGCGTTAAAATCAAAAAACTTCAAGTTATTCTTTTACGGACAATCGGTTTCGGTAATTGGCACCTGGCTTCAAAAAACAGCCGTAAGTTGGATGGTTTACAGCGTTACGGGTTCTGTTTTTTTATTAGGATTAGCGACTTTTTTGAGTATGATTCCGTCTTTATTTCTGGCACCTTTGGCAGGAAGTATTATTGGGCGTTATGATAAACACCGCGCCATGATCTTATTACAATCTTTGGCAATGCTTCAGGCCGGAGCTTTGGCATTAATGATTTACTTAAAAATATACAACATCAATTTTATTCTGGCCTTAAGTTTAATTCAGGGAATCATCAATTCTTTCGACATGACTTGCAGACAAACCATGATGATTGATATTGTAGATAATGAAGAAGATTTGCCAAATGCGGTTGCCCTAAACTCCACATTAAATAATTTTGCCCGAATTGCCGGTCCTGCATTAGCCGGAATTATTCTGCACAATTACGGGGAAGACATTTGTTTTATTGGAAACTTTTTAAGCTACATTCCTGTTCTGATTTCGTTATTGATGATGAAAATCACACCGCATATTAAAGCAACGGAAAAAATGAAAATGTATGATGATTTTATTGAAGGATTGGATTACGTGAGAAAAGAAACCGAAATGGCCAAAATGCTTCTGATGTTAATGTGCAGCAGTTTGTTTGTGATTTCTTTTAATACTTTAATGCCGGTTTTTGCGAAAGATATTTTTAGCGGAAATGCTCAAACTTTCAGTTGGTTCGAAAGCGCCGCCGGAATTGGATCTATTTTATCAGCTATTTATTTGGCTAATCTTAAAAAAGCAGATAATATGGGGAAAATAATGATTGCTGCCAGTTTATTATTAGGTTTTAGCATCATTATCCTCGCCTATTCGAATAGTTTAACTGTTGCACTTATTTGTATGGCGTTGAGTGGTGTGGGTATGATGGCACAAACCTCATCTATCAATATTTACATTCAGACACAAAGTACGGTAAACATGCGTTCCAGAAGTATTAGTTACTATTTGATGGCGTATCAGGGAATGATTCCTGTTGGAAGTTTGATTATTGGCTATGTTTCACATATTATAGGAACCAGAAATACAGTGGCGATTCAGGGAATTATTTGTATTCTTTCGGTGATTGTTTATGTGTATTATAAAAGACATAGTTCTGAGGAAGAATTGGAGAGTTGTCAGGTTGAATACAGAAATACCAAAATTTAA